ATTTTCAAATCTGATTAATGTTGATCCCGCCGAGATTTTTAGATATCGCTCTCGATTGGTTAATCCATATTTCGAACCATACGGTCTGGCAATCTCAACCGATTATGTGAGTAAACATGGAATCTCTCCGGTGATTTACGGGGATAGGCATCTTTACGATACTCTTGATGGTGATAAACGATCCTTTTTTCAATCCAGAGGCAAAAAGAATCAATGGGTCGGTGAAAATGAGTGGCGGCATATCGGTGATTTTGTATTTGACAATATTCCGCCGGACCATCTTCGAATTATTGTTCCGAATCAGAAAGAAGTAAATGAATTTCAGGCTATGTCCAGTATTCCGGTGATCCCGCTCGATTTTACAGAATAAATTACCCGGATTCAAAGTTGCAGTTTTAATCACAAAAATAATATGGAGTTATAAATTTTGAAGAACGATATGCCCCTGAGTAAGCTATTAATTAAACGATTCTTCCTCAAAATCCGCAGGAAAAGTTTGTGAAAAAAATAACAAATGGCGTTAAAATAACTTGACAACAAACTCTCACAAAATATATTTCCCCCTTGTAATATCGGGGCTGAAGCCCGTGCGGTAATATGGTGAAATCTGTAAACCTTTGAGGTTTCAGGGTACGTTAAAGAAAAGTAAGAGAATTGAGGGAGCAAGGCAGATAGGCATCGCGACGACTATACCGTTTCTGTTAGTCGCCGGTCCTGTCATTGGATATTTCGTAGGAAATTGGATAGACAAAAAACTGGGTACCGAGCCATACTTGATGATAATCCTTATTCTTTTGGGATTTTTATCATCCGGGAAAGAGACCTATAAATTAATAAAGCAGTTAAATGATGGCAGCAAAGATACTGACGACGAATTTCACAGCTGATTTTATTCAGCGAACCTTAAGAACTACTGGTATTGTTCTTATTATTACGTTCTTACTTGGTCTGTACTATTTCGGATTATATGATTCTCTTGCCTATTTATCGGCTGGCATCTGGTCGATGCTAAATTTAATATTTTTGGCGGCTCTGGTGAGAATGGCTCTTCGACCCGACAAAATCGACAAACTGGCCGTTGCCGGATTGGCGCTAATTAAGTTTCCTTTATTATATGGAACCGGGTATTTTTTATTTACGGTTGAAATCTTTCGTCCCATACCTTTATTCATCGGTCTTTCAATCGTGTTATTGATTATGTCATTAAAAGCCCTCTCTCGGGCAATGTTAAAGCTTGATTTTGTAAACCAGGAAGATAGTTCTCGAGGCGTTGCATGATTCATTACAAGCTTCTAAATAATCTCATTATTCTCACCAGTGAAGTAGCCAATAAGGCGGGCGAGGCTTCAGAACATGGAAATGGCCAAGAAGATGGCATTAGCATGGTAATGCCAAATCTATTAACATTCATCTTTGGAAATGAATTCGGGCATCATTATGCTGTGACCATTTTCGCTCTTCTTATTGCTGTAGGTATGATGATAATGGGAATGATGGTTTATAAAAACCGTCAAATGATTCCCGGCCCGTTTCAAAACGTGGTTGAGATGATATTTGAGGGTTTGTATAATCTGGTTCATTCCATGCTGGGCAAAGCTACTGACCGCTATATTCCATTTCTGGGAACGTTATTTATCTATATTTGGTTTATGAATTTGAGCGGCCTGGTACCGTTTGTCCACGCTCCGACTTCATCAATTAAGATGACGATAGCCTTGGCGATCACAGTATTTATATATGTGCAATACATTTCTTTCACTCGGATGGGATTCAAGAAATATTTCCTTCATTTATGTGGCGATCCTTATTCTGGCGTTACCTGGGTTCTGGTTATTATTAACTTCCCTCTACATTTTATTGGAGAGTTCATTAAGCCGATTTCACTGGCTGCGCGACTTTTTGGAAATATTTTTGGCGAGGATACTCTTATCGCGGTCATGGTATCGCTTGGTGTCCTTGCGCTATCGGCAATTCATAGCCCAATAGGTATTCCATTCCAGTTGCCTTTTTATTTCCTGTCGCTATTGCTCGGAACGATTCAGGCATTGGTTTTCACACTGTTATCAACCGGATATATAATGATGGCTCTGCCCCATGGGGAAGACCATTAAAAATGAAAATAGAGAAGGAAATAAATACAACGTAAGTTTTTTGGAGGTAATATGGATTATCAAACTGGATTGGCGATTGCCGCTCCTCTGGCGATTGGTGTTGCCGCAATCGGATCAGGTCTGGGTTTGGGTAAAGCTGTCGGTTCTGCTATGGAAGCTATGGGGCGTCAGCCGGAAGCGATTGCCAAGATTCAGACAGGAATGATTATTGGCGCCGCGTTCATCGAAGCGTTGACAATCTATGCTCTGCTCGCATTTCTTATGGTTATGGGAAAAATCGGCGCGTAATCATTGTTCCATTTTTTGGAATCGTGCGTAAAAAACCTGCCGGTTAAACGCCGGGCTTAACCGCTCGGTGTTGCCAGGGAGAAATTGATATGGATCTTTTTGCAGAACTACTAGATTGGAAATTAATAGCAACTCAT
This is a stretch of genomic DNA from Candidatus Zixiibacteriota bacterium. It encodes these proteins:
- a CDS encoding AtpZ/AtpI family protein, which encodes MRFQGTLKKSKRIEGARQIGIATTIPFLLVAGPVIGYFVGNWIDKKLGTEPYLMIILILLGFLSSGKETYKLIKQLNDGSKDTDDEFHS
- the atpE gene encoding ATP synthase F0 subunit C → MDYQTGLAIAAPLAIGVAAIGSGLGLGKAVGSAMEAMGRQPEAIAKIQTGMIIGAAFIEALTIYALLAFLMVMGKIGA
- the atpB gene encoding F0F1 ATP synthase subunit A; protein product: MIHYKLLNNLIILTSEVANKAGEASEHGNGQEDGISMVMPNLLTFIFGNEFGHHYAVTIFALLIAVGMMIMGMMVYKNRQMIPGPFQNVVEMIFEGLYNLVHSMLGKATDRYIPFLGTLFIYIWFMNLSGLVPFVHAPTSSIKMTIALAITVFIYVQYISFTRMGFKKYFLHLCGDPYSGVTWVLVIINFPLHFIGEFIKPISLAARLFGNIFGEDTLIAVMVSLGVLALSAIHSPIGIPFQLPFYFLSLLLGTIQALVFTLLSTGYIMMALPHGEDH